The proteins below are encoded in one region of Anaerosporomusa subterranea:
- a CDS encoding OmpH family outer membrane protein: MLKNKKMLKMIALAVVAMFVLGVGGMAVMQTGTGHAATPNSNVGKVNMQALMTGHPDYATAQENFKKESAQAEKDFNEKSATMANDKEKQEYATQLQQRLQLKEKELITSIQDKVNAAIKEVADAKGLTVVLPEQVVVYGGQDITQDVLKKFSK, from the coding sequence ATGTTAAAAAACAAAAAGATGTTAAAAATGATCGCACTCGCCGTGGTAGCTATGTTTGTATTGGGCGTGGGCGGTATGGCGGTTATGCAAACCGGCACAGGACATGCTGCCACTCCGAACTCCAATGTCGGCAAAGTTAATATGCAAGCATTGATGACTGGTCATCCTGATTATGCAACAGCGCAAGAAAACTTCAAAAAAGAGAGCGCTCAAGCAGAAAAAGACTTCAACGAGAAATCAGCAACGATGGCTAATGATAAAGAAAAACAAGAATATGCAACCCAACTCCAACAACGCCTGCAATTGAAGGAAAAGGAACTAATCACCAGCATCCAGGACAAAGTCAACGCCGCCATTAAAGAGGTAGCCGATGCCAAAGGTCTGACAGTGGTCCTGCCAGAACAAGTCGTTGTTTACGGCGGCCAGGACATTACTCAGGATGTACTGAAGAAATTCAGTAAATAA
- a CDS encoding OmpH family outer membrane protein, with the protein MFMNKKLALLTLLLFTVVLLGGCASSSTAVGVFDVNKAMTESPKIKQFQEQLNTKGKELSDKLEKEKAGISAEEFQKRQEATYAEFLKSKQDLESQVDASIKQSIDEVAKEKKLGVVLYKNGVAQGGVDITDDVIKKMQ; encoded by the coding sequence ATGTTCATGAACAAAAAACTAGCTCTGCTCACTCTACTGTTGTTTACCGTCGTTCTGCTTGGCGGCTGCGCTTCTAGCTCAACTGCCGTTGGTGTCTTTGACGTCAACAAAGCAATGACAGAAAGCCCCAAGATTAAGCAATTCCAGGAACAGCTGAATACTAAAGGCAAAGAATTAAGCGACAAACTCGAAAAAGAAAAAGCAGGCATCAGCGCAGAAGAATTCCAAAAGCGCCAGGAAGCAACCTATGCGGAATTCCTAAAAAGCAAACAAGACCTCGAATCGCAAGTTGATGCAAGCATTAAACAATCCATTGACGAAGTGGCTAAAGAAAAGAAATTGGGCGTTGTGTTATATAAAAACGGTGTTGCCCAAGGCGGAGTCGACATCACTGACGACGTGATCAAGAAAATGCAGTAG
- the lpxD gene encoding UDP-3-O-(3-hydroxymyristoyl)glucosamine N-acyltransferase, whose product MKLKLSEITRLVGGELTGDGDIEIYGVNALTEANNDEITFAVPPHLEKAVDSKAAAIILAQAIPGLSQAQLIVANPREAFGKLLSVFAPTVHIARGVHPSAVLGDNVVLGENVAIMPHVVIANDAVIGDNTVIYPFTYIGEAAVIGKDCLLYPSVTVREHCRLGDRVIIHSGSIVGSDGFGFVTVGGKHRKVPQVGNAVIGDDVEIGANVAIDRATTGSTIVGNGTKIDNLVHLGHNDVIGENCLFVAQVGISGSVNVGNNVTFAGQVGSAGHLNIGDNCVFAARTGIISDVPANSFYAGFPARPHKEWLRSEAGGRKVPDMVKKMRDLEKRIAELEANR is encoded by the coding sequence GTGAAACTCAAACTATCGGAAATTACCCGTCTGGTTGGCGGCGAGCTGACTGGAGACGGTGACATCGAAATATATGGCGTAAACGCACTTACAGAAGCTAATAATGACGAGATTACTTTTGCCGTGCCGCCACATCTTGAAAAAGCGGTAGATTCTAAGGCGGCGGCCATCATACTAGCCCAAGCAATTCCTGGCTTATCGCAAGCTCAGCTTATTGTCGCTAATCCTCGAGAGGCGTTTGGTAAACTGTTGTCAGTGTTCGCGCCAACTGTACATATTGCCCGTGGCGTTCATCCCAGTGCCGTGCTCGGTGACAACGTTGTTCTCGGTGAGAATGTTGCGATTATGCCGCATGTGGTTATCGCCAACGATGCGGTGATTGGTGATAACACTGTTATCTATCCCTTCACCTACATCGGCGAAGCAGCGGTTATCGGTAAAGATTGCTTGCTCTATCCGTCCGTCACGGTCAGAGAACATTGCCGTCTCGGCGACCGAGTCATTATTCATAGCGGCAGCATTGTCGGCAGCGACGGCTTCGGCTTTGTCACAGTTGGCGGCAAACACCGCAAAGTTCCCCAAGTTGGCAATGCGGTCATTGGCGATGACGTGGAAATCGGCGCTAATGTTGCGATTGACCGAGCGACCACTGGCAGTACCATTGTTGGTAATGGCACAAAAATTGATAATTTAGTTCACCTCGGCCACAATGATGTCATTGGTGAAAATTGTCTGTTCGTCGCCCAAGTCGGTATATCAGGCAGCGTCAACGTTGGCAACAATGTCACCTTCGCCGGCCAGGTCGGCAGCGCCGGCCATCTCAACATTGGCGACAACTGTGTATTCGCCGCCCGAACTGGCATCATCAGCGATGTTCCGGCAAACTCCTTCTATGCCGGCTTCCCTGCCCGTCCACATAAAGAATGGCTGCGATCCGAAGCAGGCGGCAGAAAAGTCCCGGATATGGTAAAAAAGATGCGCGATTTGGAAAAACGCATCGCTGAACTCGAGGCAAACCGTTAA
- a CDS encoding YjbH domain-containing protein gives MKRAFFYVLCAFFLSTATATAAPSFSGSTGMINTPSADALREGQFSLGYHDFKEQKVGTFSLNLLSNVEVGVARHFPDEGSNQTLFNAKWSIAPETVVTPGVAVGVEGIGDGHRSAYAVASKALPLGFRIHAGVGNGRFNGAFGAVEKTINPVSLITGSNTFPATTLIAEYDGDGMNYGARLSIVPGLKVEAGWRDSKTYIGASFTY, from the coding sequence GTGAAAAGAGCATTTTTTTATGTGCTATGCGCATTTTTCCTGTCAACGGCTACTGCCACGGCAGCGCCTTCGTTTAGCGGCTCAACCGGCATGATCAATACCCCGAGCGCAGACGCTTTGCGTGAAGGCCAATTTTCGCTAGGCTATCATGATTTTAAAGAGCAAAAAGTTGGTACCTTTAGCCTGAATCTCCTATCTAACGTCGAAGTTGGCGTTGCTCGCCATTTCCCAGACGAAGGCTCGAATCAAACTCTGTTTAATGCAAAATGGTCTATTGCTCCGGAAACGGTAGTTACCCCTGGAGTTGCAGTCGGCGTGGAGGGAATTGGTGATGGCCACAGATCCGCGTACGCGGTTGCCAGTAAAGCCCTGCCGTTAGGCTTTCGTATCCATGCTGGTGTGGGCAATGGCCGCTTCAACGGCGCGTTTGGCGCCGTTGAAAAGACGATTAATCCGGTTAGCCTGATCACAGGCAGCAACACCTTCCCGGCTACCACCTTGATTGCTGAATATGATGGAGATGGCATGAACTATGGTGCTAGGTTATCCATTGTTCCCGGCCTGAAGGTCGAAGCTGGTTGGCGTGACTCCAAGACCTATATCGGCGCCAGCTTCACCTACTAA
- a CDS encoding lysophospholipid acyltransferase family protein, translating into MIRLLSRIVNTLPLSGRHAIGNCIGEVSWLLLPHRRREMVINNISNGLSLHPQDAQVIAKASTTRFGRMIIEVFYQDKLNLNSVNALVAFRGREHLDTALAEGKGCILATAHSGNWEMMSAALCLNGYPLAAIAQKQHNEQMDRFINEQRRAPGAEIVYRSEVRDMVRLLDRGKIIGLLMDQDAHQKGVFVPFFDRLASTPAGPAAIARLRGAPIVPAFIHEVAPGKHEIIVHQAVRVAKTADRDADIYATTLQLTNIIEAHIRQYPSEWFWLHNRWKTQPPGCGR; encoded by the coding sequence TTGATTCGATTGTTATCCCGTATTGTCAATACGTTGCCGTTGTCGGGACGGCATGCGATTGGCAACTGTATTGGCGAAGTTAGCTGGCTGCTGTTGCCGCATCGCCGCCGGGAAATGGTTATTAACAATATTTCAAATGGACTAAGCCTCCATCCCCAAGACGCCCAGGTCATCGCCAAAGCCAGTACAACCCGGTTTGGTCGGATGATCATCGAAGTCTTTTACCAAGATAAACTTAACCTGAACTCGGTTAATGCCCTAGTTGCGTTTCGAGGCCGTGAACATCTCGATACAGCCCTGGCTGAAGGCAAAGGCTGCATTCTAGCCACAGCTCACAGTGGCAATTGGGAGATGATGTCAGCTGCTCTCTGCCTCAATGGCTATCCTCTGGCTGCGATTGCCCAGAAACAACATAACGAACAAATGGATCGCTTTATTAACGAGCAGCGGCGAGCGCCTGGCGCAGAGATCGTGTACCGTTCTGAGGTCAGGGACATGGTTAGGCTGCTTGACCGAGGCAAGATTATTGGCCTGCTGATGGATCAGGACGCTCATCAGAAAGGCGTGTTTGTTCCCTTCTTTGACCGCCTAGCTTCGACGCCAGCCGGACCGGCTGCAATTGCCAGGCTGCGCGGCGCGCCAATTGTACCTGCCTTCATTCATGAAGTCGCGCCAGGCAAACATGAAATCATCGTTCACCAGGCGGTAAGAGTTGCAAAAACGGCTGACCGCGACGCCGATATTTATGCTACAACTCTTCAATTGACCAACATTATCGAAGCCCATATTCGCCAATACCCATCAGAGTGGTTTTGGCTGCATAACCGCTGGAAAACCCAACCTCCTGGCTGCGGCCGCTGA
- a CDS encoding amino acid ABC transporter ATP-binding protein, whose translation MLSIINATKRFGSIVAVDDISLSVHPGETVVLMGPSGCGKSTTVRMVNRLVEPDAGTIILNGTDITRLKDDELRKMRKKIGFVFQHFNLIQRLTAAENVMLGLLMDGVPMEEARSRAMAALERVGLLPVHDHRPSEMSGGQQQRVGIARAIVAEPPLMLWDEPTASLDPIIVREVLVIMEELSRNQNSAMVIVTHELAFALHAADRIVLMDSGKIVEEGPPKSVFTNPASAVGQKYKELLEYQSSTMGNSLIGC comes from the coding sequence ATGCTTTCAATAATTAATGCAACCAAACGCTTTGGCAGCATAGTCGCAGTTGACGATATCTCGCTCAGTGTTCACCCGGGCGAGACTGTCGTATTGATGGGGCCGTCCGGCTGCGGCAAGTCCACCACTGTCCGCATGGTCAACCGCTTGGTTGAGCCAGATGCTGGAACTATTATCTTAAATGGAACAGACATAACAAGACTAAAAGACGATGAACTGCGCAAAATGCGCAAGAAAATTGGCTTTGTTTTTCAACATTTTAATCTGATTCAGCGATTGACTGCAGCTGAAAATGTGATGCTTGGCCTGCTGATGGACGGCGTACCTATGGAGGAAGCCCGCTCTCGGGCGATGGCTGCCCTGGAAAGGGTCGGATTGCTCCCTGTGCATGATCATCGGCCCTCAGAGATGTCTGGCGGCCAGCAACAGCGGGTTGGCATCGCCCGTGCCATTGTCGCAGAACCGCCGCTAATGTTGTGGGACGAACCGACAGCCTCGCTTGATCCGATCATTGTCCGTGAAGTCCTAGTCATCATGGAAGAATTATCTCGCAACCAAAATAGCGCTATGGTCATCGTCACCCACGAATTGGCCTTCGCCCTCCATGCCGCAGACCGAATCGTCCTAATGGATTCAGGTAAGATCGTCGAAGAAGGCCCTCCAAAAAGTGTCTTCACCAACCCAGCCTCGGCTGTAGGCCAGAAATACAAAGAACTACTAGAATACCAAAGCAGCACGATGGGCAATAGCCTAATCGGCTGTTGA
- the lpxC gene encoding UDP-3-O-acyl-N-acetylglucosamine deacetylase: MQRQTTLASVTHFSGTGLHSGRSASITLRPAPEGTGIVFVRTDLAGAPQVKACTANVTGTMRATTLEHGAAKVFTVEHLLAAFAALGVDNCQVDIDAVEPPVADGSSLPFIHLIQQAGIVEQDAPASIITVREALAVRLPDKFIAIMPYDGFRISFTSVNPHPMLGVQFGDYELTPAVFETEIAPARTIGFMHEVEALQAQGLALGGTLENAVVYDHEKALTPLRFPDELVRHKILDVVGDLALVGRVRGHVVAVKSSHAINTELARMISSQ, encoded by the coding sequence ATGCAGCGTCAAACTACTCTGGCCTCTGTGACACATTTTTCCGGTACCGGCCTGCACTCTGGCCGCAGTGCTTCGATTACGCTGAGACCGGCGCCTGAGGGAACCGGTATTGTTTTTGTCCGTACAGACCTGGCTGGTGCGCCTCAGGTGAAAGCCTGCACTGCTAATGTCACTGGCACTATGCGGGCAACGACTCTCGAACACGGAGCTGCGAAAGTGTTCACAGTAGAACATTTATTAGCCGCTTTTGCCGCCTTAGGAGTGGATAACTGCCAGGTTGATATCGACGCAGTTGAGCCACCAGTCGCAGACGGTAGCTCGTTACCCTTTATTCATCTAATTCAGCAGGCAGGGATTGTTGAACAAGATGCGCCTGCTAGCATCATTACTGTTCGAGAAGCCCTCGCTGTCCGATTGCCGGATAAATTTATCGCTATTATGCCTTATGACGGTTTTCGTATTAGTTTTACTTCCGTCAATCCTCACCCTATGTTGGGAGTGCAGTTTGGCGACTACGAACTGACTCCGGCTGTTTTTGAAACGGAAATCGCCCCCGCCCGGACGATAGGCTTTATGCACGAGGTGGAAGCCTTGCAAGCACAAGGCTTGGCCCTTGGTGGCACACTGGAAAATGCTGTTGTTTATGATCATGAAAAAGCATTGACTCCATTGCGCTTTCCAGATGAGTTGGTCAGACATAAAATTCTTGATGTTGTCGGCGATTTGGCCTTAGTCGGCAGAGTCCGTGGTCACGTCGTGGCCGTTAAGTCCAGTCACGCGATCAACACCGAGCTTGCGCGAATGATTAGTTCGCAATGA
- the fabZ gene encoding 3-hydroxyacyl-ACP dehydratase FabZ: MLNIEEIQKIIPHRFPMLLVDRIIEIEPLKRAVGIKSVTMNEHFFQGHFPGKPIMPGVLLLEAMAQVGGVAMLEPEVNRGKIAFFAGMDRVKFRKPVVPGDQLRMVAELIKSRGNTGKIWAEAFVDGELVAEAEFMFVLITN, encoded by the coding sequence ATGTTAAACATCGAAGAAATCCAAAAGATAATTCCCCACAGATTCCCGATGCTGCTCGTGGATCGGATTATTGAAATTGAACCCTTAAAACGGGCAGTAGGCATCAAAAGCGTCACCATGAATGAGCACTTCTTTCAGGGCCATTTTCCTGGCAAGCCGATCATGCCTGGTGTTCTGCTGTTGGAGGCTATGGCTCAGGTAGGTGGTGTTGCCATGCTAGAACCTGAAGTCAATCGCGGTAAAATCGCTTTTTTTGCGGGCATGGACCGGGTAAAATTCCGCAAACCGGTTGTGCCAGGTGACCAACTCCGCATGGTCGCCGAGTTGATCAAATCTCGCGGCAATACAGGAAAAATTTGGGCAGAAGCATTTGTTGACGGCGAACTGGTTGCTGAAGCTGAGTTCATGTTTGTCCTCATTACTAATTAA
- the lpxA gene encoding acyl-ACP--UDP-N-acetylglucosamine O-acyltransferase, translating into MKPETVIIPLRKFHETAVVHPNARIGKDVEIGAYAVIGENVVIGDGTKIAPHVVIDGWTSIGKNCVIFPGASIGAEPQDLKFHGEKSYVFIGDNTKIRECATVNRATGEGEETRIGSNCLMMAYTHVAHNCIVGNNVIMSNAATLAGHVVVEDRAVIGGLAGIHQFVKIGRNAMIGGASKVVQDIPPYVIADGHPAKVRGLNNVGMSRSGMSELARRNMKKAYKILYRSSLSLAQAIDTMEQELDSCEEVEHFLRFLRNAERGIARSRRDNGEE; encoded by the coding sequence ATGAAACCGGAAACGGTCATTATACCGCTTCGGAAATTTCATGAAACCGCCGTTGTTCACCCAAACGCTCGTATTGGCAAAGATGTTGAGATTGGCGCTTATGCGGTAATTGGTGAAAACGTAGTCATTGGCGATGGTACTAAAATCGCCCCCCACGTAGTTATTGACGGCTGGACCAGTATTGGAAAAAACTGTGTGATCTTTCCTGGCGCTTCCATTGGCGCTGAGCCGCAGGACCTAAAGTTTCACGGCGAAAAGAGCTATGTATTTATCGGCGACAATACAAAAATCCGCGAATGCGCCACAGTTAACCGTGCCACCGGTGAAGGTGAAGAGACCCGCATCGGCAGTAATTGCTTAATGATGGCCTATACGCATGTTGCCCACAATTGTATCGTCGGCAACAATGTTATCATGTCCAATGCCGCCACTCTGGCCGGTCATGTTGTGGTTGAAGACAGAGCGGTTATCGGTGGCCTCGCTGGCATCCATCAGTTTGTTAAGATCGGCCGCAACGCGATGATCGGCGGCGCGTCTAAAGTTGTCCAGGACATCCCTCCCTACGTTATCGCTGATGGCCATCCGGCCAAGGTGCGGGGCTTGAACAATGTTGGCATGTCTCGTTCCGGCATGAGCGAATTAGCTCGCCGCAACATGAAAAAAGCCTACAAAATCCTTTATCGCTCTAGTCTCAGCTTGGCTCAGGCGATTGACACCATGGAACAAGAACTGGATTCCTGTGAAGAAGTTGAACACTTCCTCCGCTTCCTCCGCAACGCCGAGCGCGGCATCGCCCGCAGCCGCCGCGACAACGGGGAAGAATAG
- a CDS encoding LpxI family protein, whose product MKRIGLLAGIGRLPVEFARAACGMGFAVTAIALTPSVDAELKTVVTDYHEISIGQLDRIIAVLTAAGVEEATLLGKVTKELMFSGQVTVDDRMKRMLAGLKDFSDDTLMLAFVKELASVNIGVLDQTAFIRALLPQPGVVTKRQPAPQELADMDFGLSMARAIGGLDIGQTVVVKDRAVLAVEAIEGTDACILRGGQLGRGDVTVAKAAKPSQDLRFDVPAVGPDTLNSMIAAGATALVIEAGKTLLVNRNRVIELADANNITIVVK is encoded by the coding sequence TTGAAACGGATTGGATTGCTGGCAGGCATTGGCCGTTTGCCGGTTGAATTTGCCCGTGCTGCTTGCGGCATGGGCTTTGCCGTGACTGCTATCGCGTTAACGCCTAGCGTTGATGCTGAATTGAAGACTGTTGTTACCGATTATCATGAGATCAGCATTGGTCAACTAGACAGAATTATCGCTGTACTCACTGCCGCTGGTGTTGAAGAAGCGACTTTGCTTGGCAAGGTGACCAAGGAATTGATGTTTTCCGGCCAGGTTACCGTTGATGACCGGATGAAGCGCATGCTCGCCGGTCTAAAAGACTTTAGTGATGATACTCTCATGCTGGCTTTTGTTAAAGAACTGGCTTCAGTCAACATCGGTGTTCTTGATCAAACGGCTTTTATCCGGGCCTTACTGCCGCAGCCGGGAGTAGTCACTAAACGCCAGCCTGCCCCGCAAGAATTGGCTGACATGGATTTTGGCCTTTCGATGGCTCGCGCTATCGGCGGTCTTGATATTGGACAAACCGTTGTTGTTAAAGACCGCGCCGTTCTGGCTGTCGAAGCCATCGAAGGCACTGATGCCTGCATCCTCCGCGGCGGTCAGCTCGGACGCGGCGACGTAACTGTCGCCAAAGCCGCCAAACCCAGCCAGGATCTGCGCTTCGATGTCCCCGCCGTCGGCCCCGATACCTTAAACTCCATGATCGCCGCCGGCGCCACCGCCCTAGTCATCGAAGCAGGAAAAACCCTTTTAGTCAACCGCAACCGTGTAATTGAACTCGCTGATGCGAATAATATAACTATTGTCGTAAAGTAG
- the lpxB gene encoding lipid-A-disaccharide synthase gives MKIMFSAGEASGDLHGASVAKALKALAPDVTMFGMGGRHMAEAGVEIVYDIADLGVIGIVEVIKNLPRLFRLRDMLGEIMDRERPDVLVVIDYPGFNTRLAKVAKAKGIPIVSYISPSAWAWGKGRAKEVAQTVSKVAAIFPFEADVYREAGADVVFVGHPLLDIVKPTMTRQEAFSFFGADPARPVLLLLPGSRKQEIENLLPDILDAAAKIAAKLPECQFFLPVASTIPENMLTDLVAKRGLQVSFTHGHTYDLMSIADVAIAASGTVTLEAALLQLPSVIIYKVNSLTYYLGKLLVKIPHIGLPNIVAGRKILPELLQHNANPDAIAEAALPLLTDQQTRQTVLADLAIVSEKLGSGGAVKRVAEVILSVAGDQPKRGD, from the coding sequence ATGAAGATCATGTTCTCTGCCGGCGAAGCTTCTGGCGACCTTCATGGTGCCAGCGTCGCCAAAGCACTCAAGGCTCTTGCACCTGATGTCACAATGTTCGGCATGGGTGGCCGTCACATGGCTGAGGCTGGAGTAGAAATTGTCTATGACATTGCCGATCTAGGCGTTATTGGTATCGTCGAAGTCATCAAGAATCTGCCACGCTTGTTTCGCTTGCGTGATATGCTGGGCGAGATCATGGATAGGGAGCGCCCCGATGTCCTGGTTGTGATCGACTACCCTGGCTTTAATACCCGTCTGGCCAAAGTCGCTAAAGCCAAGGGGATTCCGATTGTCTCCTATATCAGCCCATCGGCATGGGCCTGGGGTAAGGGGAGGGCGAAGGAAGTCGCCCAGACTGTTAGCAAAGTGGCTGCTATTTTCCCGTTTGAAGCCGATGTATACCGTGAAGCTGGGGCGGATGTCGTCTTTGTAGGGCATCCGCTTTTGGATATTGTCAAACCGACAATGACTCGTCAGGAAGCCTTCAGTTTTTTCGGGGCCGACCCTGCCAGGCCGGTCCTGCTTTTATTGCCAGGCAGCCGCAAGCAAGAGATTGAAAACCTGTTACCTGACATATTGGATGCTGCCGCCAAGATCGCGGCAAAGCTGCCTGAGTGCCAATTTTTTCTGCCTGTCGCATCAACAATTCCGGAAAACATGCTAACCGATTTGGTCGCCAAACGCGGTTTACAGGTTTCCTTTACTCACGGCCATACGTATGATCTGATGAGCATCGCCGACGTTGCCATCGCCGCTTCAGGCACAGTGACGCTGGAAGCTGCGCTATTACAGTTGCCGTCAGTCATCATATATAAAGTGAACAGCTTGACCTACTATTTGGGTAAGCTATTAGTGAAAATTCCCCATATCGGCCTGCCAAACATTGTCGCCGGACGCAAGATTCTGCCAGAGCTACTGCAACATAACGCCAATCCTGACGCGATTGCTGAAGCTGCCTTGCCACTGCTAACTGATCAACAGACGAGGCAAACGGTATTGGCTGATTTGGCCATCGTTTCAGAAAAGCTTGGTTCTGGTGGCGCTGTCAAACGCGTGGCAGAGGTTATCTTGTCTGTGGCCGGCGACCAGCCGAAGAGAGGAGATTAG
- the msbA gene encoding lipid A export permease/ATP-binding protein MsbA, whose product MNIYLRLIQYVRPYMPRLILGAVCIAVVAGTNLYVPWIIKSVIDEVLTNKDLDMLNVIALGILVMYVIRGIFFFGQNYLLSYIGQRVVVDIRQGLFRHLQSLSLSYYETRQTGAIMSYVTNDVGAMQNTVSKELIDLFTEGFILIGSLGVIFYIHWKLALVTLITMPLVAHAINVFGKKIRKAGSVNQQRAADITSVLQETISAARVIKSFSREDYEIERFAKENASNFKAQMKSVQLSATLSPIIEFLAAIGVTVIIWYGGLEVINGNLSSGELIAFLIYVVNLSNPIRRLSNIYASIQRSLAAAQRVFGVFDTKPEIQEIPNALTLPRIEGRVEFKDIDFAYSSGGLVLTQVSLMAKPGEMVAIVGPSGAGKTTIANLIPRFYDPVGGSILIDDIDIRTVTLNSLRQQIGVVPQETTLFNGTVYENILYGDLDASQEAVYAAAAAANAHSFIAAMPEGYDTHIGERGAKLSGGQRQRIAIARAILKNPRILILDEATSALDAESEKLVQEALDTLMVGRTSFVIAHRLSTVQRADKIIVLDHGHIAEQGTHAELMENEGLYSQLYKLNFAGKMEG is encoded by the coding sequence GTGAATATCTATTTGCGGCTAATCCAATATGTTCGCCCATATATGCCACGACTGATACTTGGCGCAGTCTGCATTGCAGTTGTCGCTGGCACCAATCTATATGTGCCTTGGATCATCAAAAGCGTGATCGATGAGGTGCTTACCAACAAAGACTTGGATATGCTGAATGTTATTGCGCTTGGAATACTAGTGATGTACGTGATTCGTGGCATTTTTTTCTTTGGACAGAACTACCTATTGTCTTACATTGGTCAAAGGGTAGTTGTGGACATTCGTCAAGGCTTGTTTAGACACTTGCAGTCACTGTCCCTATCCTATTATGAAACCCGCCAGACTGGGGCGATCATGAGCTATGTGACCAACGACGTTGGCGCCATGCAAAATACGGTCTCTAAAGAACTGATTGACCTGTTCACTGAAGGGTTTATCCTAATCGGCTCGCTAGGCGTCATTTTCTACATTCACTGGAAACTGGCATTAGTCACGCTGATCACTATGCCGCTGGTCGCGCACGCGATTAATGTCTTTGGCAAGAAAATTCGTAAAGCTGGTAGCGTAAATCAGCAACGCGCTGCAGATATCACATCAGTTTTGCAGGAGACCATCTCTGCCGCCCGAGTGATTAAGTCCTTCTCTCGTGAAGATTACGAAATCGAGCGCTTTGCCAAGGAAAATGCCAGCAACTTCAAAGCCCAGATGAAATCAGTCCAGTTGTCGGCTACTCTCTCGCCAATCATTGAGTTTCTAGCTGCTATCGGCGTTACTGTCATCATCTGGTATGGCGGATTGGAAGTCATCAATGGCAATCTCAGTTCCGGTGAGTTGATTGCGTTTTTGATCTATGTTGTCAATCTCTCTAATCCTATCCGTCGTCTAAGCAACATCTACGCCAGCATTCAACGCTCACTTGCGGCAGCGCAACGCGTTTTTGGCGTATTTGATACTAAGCCGGAAATTCAGGAGATTCCTAATGCGCTTACCTTGCCTCGTATCGAGGGACGAGTCGAATTCAAAGACATCGACTTCGCCTACAGCAGTGGCGGCCTGGTTTTGACGCAAGTATCCCTGATGGCCAAGCCTGGCGAGATGGTTGCCATTGTTGGCCCCAGTGGCGCAGGAAAGACCACCATTGCCAATTTGATTCCTCGATTTTATGATCCAGTCGGTGGCTCGATTTTGATTGATGACATCGATATCCGTACCGTCACACTCAACTCACTGCGCCAGCAGATCGGCGTCGTACCCCAAGAGACGACCTTGTTTAATGGTACTGTCTATGAAAATATCCTCTACGGCGACCTGGACGCATCGCAAGAAGCCGTCTACGCAGCCGCTGCGGCGGCCAACGCGCATAGCTTTATTGCCGCCATGCCGGAAGGATATGACACCCACATTGGTGAGCGTGGCGCAAAACTCTCCGGCGGTCAGCGCCAACGCATTGCTATCGCTCGCGCTATTCTTAAAAACCCCCGCATCCTGATTCTTGATGAGGCCACCTCCGCCTTAGATGCGGAAAGTGAAAAGCTAGTTCAAGAAGCGCTCGACACACTCATGGTAGGACGCACCTCGTTTGTCATCGCTCACCGCTTGTCCACCGTCCAGCGCGCTGATAAGATTATCGTCCTCGACCACGGCCACATCGCCGAGCAGGGAACACACGCTGAACTGATGGAAAACGAGGGCTTATACAGCCAGTTATACAAACTAAACTTCGCTGGCAAGATGGAAGGGTAG